One Comamonas endophytica DNA window includes the following coding sequences:
- a CDS encoding alpha/beta hydrolase: MLDSLQALPQGLRDAAYDNTAAVRDSAVKLADFEARSAALVARAAGRLDQRFGPAERQVFDYFPSHAGAPTLLFIHGGYWQMRHKNTFRFVAEGALARGLHAALIGYTLAPQASLTQIAQEVRAGIAAVRAHALEQGGSGEVLLCGWSAGGHLTALGLDCEGVRAGLGISGIYDLAPIAHTYLNQALQLTPGEVQALSPLRLAPVDKPFVTAYGTAELPQLQAQSLAFSRHREGLPGAVVAVQGADHFSILNALAEPQGVLLEELMGWL; encoded by the coding sequence ATGCTGGACAGCCTGCAGGCGCTGCCCCAGGGGCTGCGCGACGCGGCTTATGACAACACGGCCGCGGTGCGCGACAGCGCCGTGAAACTGGCCGACTTCGAGGCGCGCAGCGCCGCGCTGGTGGCGCGCGCCGCGGGCCGGCTCGACCAGCGCTTCGGGCCCGCCGAGCGCCAGGTCTTCGATTACTTCCCAAGCCACGCCGGCGCGCCCACGCTGCTGTTCATCCACGGCGGCTATTGGCAGATGCGGCACAAGAACACCTTCCGCTTCGTTGCCGAAGGTGCGCTGGCGCGTGGCCTGCATGCTGCGTTGATCGGCTATACGCTGGCGCCGCAGGCCAGCCTGACGCAGATCGCGCAGGAGGTGCGCGCAGGCATTGCTGCGGTGCGTGCGCATGCGCTGGAGCAGGGCGGCAGCGGCGAGGTGCTGCTGTGCGGCTGGTCGGCGGGCGGGCATCTGACGGCGCTGGGCTTGGACTGCGAGGGCGTGCGGGCGGGGCTGGGGATCAGCGGGATCTACGATCTGGCGCCCATTGCGCATACCTATCTGAACCAGGCGCTGCAGCTGACTCCCGGCGAGGTGCAGGCGCTGAGCCCGTTGCGCCTGGCGCCTGTGGACAAGCCTTTCGTGACCGCCTACGGCACGGCCGAGCTGCCGCAGCTGCAGGCGCAGAGCCTGGCGTTTTCACGGCACCGCGAGGGCTTGCCGGGGGCAGTGGTGGCGGTGCAGGGGGCGGATCATTTCAGCATCCTGAATGCGCTGGCGGAGCCGCAGGGGGTGTTACTGGAGGAATTGATGGGTTGGCTTTAA